A stretch of the Fundulus heteroclitus isolate FHET01 unplaced genomic scaffold, MU-UCD_Fhet_4.1 scaffold_49, whole genome shotgun sequence genome encodes the following:
- the LOC105924673 gene encoding gastrula zinc finger protein XlCGF52.1 isoform X4, whose product MMENIELKIEEEEENHEMKIEENENYEMKIEEEENHEMKIKEDENYEMKIEIKEENHEMKIEVKEEENEEVKVEQHQDQEPDLHPLNTTNQTDPASSSGPSDLQEHEDHQTGGALTAPSKGTAHGQTGAKKYSCVQCLETFETKSKLMLHQRIHTGESVDPCGYSCDHCGATFNRRSSLHRHKQIHTKERPYSCDQCALTFRARSDLRIHQRIHTGERPYSCDQCEATFRTLADFKMHQWNHTGERPFRCDHCEAAFRAKYDLKVHQWIHTGERPYSCDQCGETFTYKSSLRRHKQYHTQERPYSCDQCKATFRAKYHLKVHQRIHTGARPYSCDQCGETFTYKSSLRRHKQDHNQERPYSCDQCKATFRTTYDFKVHQQIHTGERPYSCDDCAATFNRKSSLQRHKQSHTKETVQL is encoded by the exons ATGATGGAGAACATTGAGCTGAAGattgaagaggaggaggagaaccatgAGATGAAGATCGAGGAGAATGAGAACTATGAGATGAAGatcgaggaggaggagaaccatgAGATGAAGATCAAGGAGGATGAGAACTATGAGATGAAGATTGAGATAAAGGAGGAGAACCATGAGATGAAGATTGaggtgaaggaggaggagaatgaAGAGGTTAAAGTTGAGCAACACCAGGACCAAGAACCAGACCTCCACCCTCTGAACACCACCAACCAGACCGACCCAGCCTCCTCCTCTGGTCCCAGTGACCTACAG GAACATGAAGATCATCAGACTGGTGGAGCCCTCACTGCACCATCTAAAGGAACGGCGCATGGTCAGACTGGAGCAAAAAAGTACAGCTGTGTCCAGTGTTTAGAAACTTTTGAAACTAAGTCTAAATTAATGTTACATCAAaggatccacactggagagagCGTGGATCCTTGTGGATATAGCTGTGACCATTGTGGAGCGACTTTTAACCGTAGATCTAGTTTGCACAGACATAAACAAATTCACACTAAAGAGAGACCATACAGCTGTGACCAGTGTGCTTTAACTTTTAGAGCCAGGTCTGATTTGAGGATACATCAACGGATCCATACTGGAGAGAGACCATACAGCTGTGACCAGTGTGAAGCAACTTTCAGAACCTTAGCTGATTTTAAGATGCATCAGTGGAACCATACCGGAGAGAGACCATTCAGGTGTGACCATTGTGAAGCAGCTTTTAGAGCCAAATATGATTTAAAGGTACATCAATGGATCCATACTGGAGAGAGACCATACAGCTGTGACCAGTGTGGAGAAACTTTTACCTATAAATCCAGTTTACGCAGACATAAACAGTACCACACTCAAGAGAGACCATACAGCTGTGACCAGTGTAAAGCAACTTTTAGAGCCAAATATCATTTGAAGGTACATCAACGGATCCATACTGGAGCGAGACCATACAGCTGTGACCAGTGTGGAGAAACTTTTACCTATAAATCCAGTTTACGCAGACATAAACAGGACCACAATCAAGAGAGACCATACAGCTGTGACCAATGTAAAGCAACTTTTAGAACAACATATGATTTTAAGGTGCATCAACAGATCCATACTGGGGAGAGACCATACAGCTGTGACGATTGTGCAGCGACTTTTAACCGTAAATCTAGTTTACAGAGACATAAACAGAGCCACACTAAAGAGACCGTACAGCTGTGA
- the LOC105923965 gene encoding gastrula zinc finger protein XlCGF57.1-like — translation MKSEEDEEKPLVSHFHQQQTEVRDFPTSTSVYNIKVKIEEDDSNVDSVKKDLVDRKNSNWKKSLKSNIIVHNMEKSFGCDACGKIFSSNSGLNRHAKSHIEKKTFDCDTCGKIFAIKSRLKTHIRIHTGEKPFACDACGRSFPCKSHLKTHTRSHTGEKPFGCDVCGRRFSIKSHLKRHTRIHTGEKPFGCDVCGRKFSIKSDLKKHTRVHTGEKPFGCDICGKRFSDKSHLSRHMRLHTGEKPFSCDVCGKRFSGMSHIKKHITIHTGEKPFVCHACGKRFSLKSYLKLHTRMHTKDKPFGCDVCGQKFNSPSDLNRHVRSHTGEKPFGCDVCEKRFSIMSSLKTHRQIHTGDKPFGCDACEKRFSIKSHLKRHIRIHMGEKPFGCDACGKTFSNKSDLKKHIRVHTGEKPFGCDACGKRFSNKCYLTNHMRLHTGEKPIVVNFEEKDSPACHI, via the coding sequence ATGAAgagtgaagaggatgaagagaaACCTCTAGTCTCTCACTTTCATCAACAGCAGACAGAAGTCAGAGATTTTCCAACCAGCACTTCAGTTTacaatataaaagtaaaaattgaaGAGGATGACTCAAATGTGGATTCAGTTAAAAAAGATCTTGTAGATCGCAAAAACTCGAACtggaaaaaaagtctaaaatcaAATATAATAGTCCACAACATGGAGAAATCCTTTGGCTGTGATGCTTGTGGTAAAATATTTTCCTCAAATTCAGGCTTAAATAGACACGCGAAAAGCCATAttgaaaagaaaacctttgattgTGATACTTGTGGAAAAATATTTGCCATCAAGTCAcgtttaaaaacacacataagaATCCATACGGGAGAGAAACCTTTTGCCTGTGATGCTTGTGGAAGAAGTTTTCCCTGCAAGTCACAtcttaaaacacacacaagaagccacacaggagagaaaccctttGGCTGTGATGTGTGTGGAAGAAGATTTTCCATCAAGTCACATCTCAAAAGACACAcaagaatccacacaggagaaaaaccttttggttgtgatgttTGTGGGAGAAAATTTTCCATCAAGtcggatttaaaaaaacacaccagagTCCACACGGGGGAGAAACCGTTTGGTTGTGATATATGTGGTAAAAGATTTTCGGACAAGTCTCATTTAAGCAGACATATGAGactccatacaggagagaaaccatttAGCTGTGATGTGTGCGGAAAAAGATTTTCTGGTATGtcacacattaaaaaacacataacaatccatacaggagagaaaccttttgtTTGTCATGCTTGTGGTAAAAGATTTTCCCTGAAGTCATATTTAAAATTACACACGCGAATGCACACAAAAGATaaaccttttggttgtgatgtATGTGGTCAAAAATTTAATTCTCCGTCAGATTTAAATAGACACGTGAGaagccacacaggagagaaaccctttGGTTGTGATGTTTGTGAAAAACGATTTTCCATCatgtcaagtttaaaaacacacagacaaatcCACACGGGGGATAAACCATTTGGCTGTGATGCATgtgaaaaaagattttccaTCAAGTCACATCTTAAAAGACACATACGAATCCACATgggagagaaaccttttggttgtgatgcttgtggtaaaacattttccaacaagtcagatttaaaaaaacacatcagagtCCACACAGGGGAaaaaccttttggttgtgatgcATGTGGTAAAAGATTTTCCAACAAGTGTTATTTAACCAATCACATGAGactccacacaggagagaaacccataGTTGTAAACTTTGAGGAAAAAGATTCTCCGGcatgtcacatttaa
- the LOC118560804 gene encoding zinc finger protein OZF-like: MKSEEDEEKPPFSNYNEQLTEVRDFTISPSADCIKVNIKDGDSNVGPIKKVHLRIHAGEKPFVCDVCNKRLSSKANLKAHKIIHTGEKPFVCDVCNKRLSSKANLKAHKIIHTEDKPFGCDLCGRCFSWKSYLKRHMMIHTGEKPFGCDICDTHYSSKSELISHRKIHTGEKPFGCDVCGKRFSRKLSFNQHMRIHTGEKPYGCVLCGRRFCTTTHLKTHMRIHNEEKPFGCVLCGRRFSRKSYFKTHMTTHTGEQPFGCDACGKRFTNKTALDSHMRSHTKGKPFGCDACGQRFSCMSLLNKHIRVHTRENAFGCDICGKRFSQKSNLKRHTRIHTGDKPFGCSTCGKRFSTNAHLKQHIVVHADEKPFGCYACSKRFFSKYELNRHMKKHMGEKAEIIKSESIQEEGLIQVLY, translated from the coding sequence ATGAAaagtgaagaggatgaagagaaACCTCCATTCTCTAACTATAATGAACAGCTAACAGAAGTCAGAGATTTTACAATCAGCCCTTCAGCTGACTGTATAAAAGTGAACATTAAAGATGGGGACTCAAATGTGGGTCCAATTAAAAAAGTTCACTTAAGAATCCATgcaggagagaaaccttttgtttgtgatgtatgtaaTAAAAGGTTGTCCAGCAAGGCaaatttaaaagcacacaaaataatccacacaggagagaaaccttttgtttgtgatgtatgtaaTAAAAGGTTGTCCAGCAAGGCaaatttaaaagcacacaaaatAATCCACACAGAGGACAAACCTTTTGGGTGTGATTTATGTGGGAGATGTTTTTCCTGGAAgtcatatttaaaaagacacatgatgatccacacaggagagaaaccttttggttgtgatATATGTGACACACACTATTCCTCAAAGTCAGAGTTAATTAGTCATAGGAAaattcacacaggagagaaaccttttggttgtgatgtCTGTGGTAAAAGATTTTCCAGAAAGTTAAGTTTTAATCagcacatgagaatccatacaggagaaaaACCGTATGGTTGTGTTTTATGTGGTAGAAGATTTTGCActacaacacatttaaaaacacacatgagaatccacaatgaagagaaaccttttggttgtgTTTTATGTGGTAGAAGATTTTCCAGAAAGTCATATTTCAAAACACACATGACAACCCACACGGGAGAGCAACCCTTTGGTTGTGATGCATGTGGTAAAAGATTTACCAACAAGACAGCCTTAGATAGTCATATGAGATCTCACACAAAAGGGAAACCCTTTGGTTGTGATGCATGTGGTCAAAGATTTTCCTGTATGTcacttttaaacaaacacataagaGTCCACACAAGAGAGAATGCTTTTGGTTGTGATATATGTGGTAAAAGATTTTCccaaaagtcaaatttaaaaagacacacaagaatccatacAGGTGACAAACCCTTTGGCTGTTCTAcgtgtggaaaaagattttccacCAATGCACATCTTAAACAACACATAGTAGTCCATGCTGACGAGAAGCCATTTGGGTGTTATGCTTGTAGTAAAAGATTTTTCTCAAAGTACGAATTAAATAGACACATGAAGAAACACATGGGAGAGAAagcagagattataaaatcTGAGAGCATCCAGGAGGAAGGCCTTATACAGGTACTCTATTGA